A single Pseudomonas sp. DC1.2 DNA region contains:
- a CDS encoding NCS2 family permease, with amino-acid sequence MLERLFKLSVHGTTVKTELIAGLTTFITMAYIIFVNPNIMADAGIDHGAAFVATCIAAALGCLLMGLYANWPVGLAPGMGLNAFFTYTVVGTMGYNWETALGAVFVSGVLFMILTFSRIREWLLNSIPVSLRFAMGAGVGLFLGIIGLKTAGIIVQSPATLIKLGSLREPGPLLAAVCFLMIAVLSYHKVFGAILISIITVTLAGWALDLVHYQGIMSAPPSLAPTWMAMNVAGVFNVSMISVVLAFLFVHMFDTAGTLMGVAQRAGLVNADGKIENLSRALKADSASSVFGAMVGVPPVTSYVESAAGVAAGGRTGLTAVTVGVLFIAAMFFAPLAGMIPAYATAGALIYVAMLMMGGMAHINWDEATDSIPAIVTAIMMPLTFSVADGIALGFITYVVLKAGTGKHKEISISLWVLCAIFIAKFVFL; translated from the coding sequence ATGCTTGAGCGTCTCTTCAAACTGAGCGTGCATGGCACCACGGTGAAGACCGAGTTGATCGCCGGTCTGACCACCTTCATCACCATGGCTTACATCATCTTCGTCAACCCCAACATCATGGCCGACGCCGGGATCGATCACGGTGCCGCGTTCGTCGCCACCTGCATCGCTGCAGCACTGGGTTGTTTGTTGATGGGCCTGTACGCCAACTGGCCCGTCGGCCTCGCACCGGGCATGGGCCTTAACGCATTCTTCACCTACACCGTGGTCGGCACCATGGGCTACAACTGGGAAACCGCCCTTGGTGCGGTATTTGTCTCAGGTGTGTTGTTCATGATTCTGACCTTTTCGCGGATTCGCGAATGGCTGCTCAACAGCATTCCGGTGAGCTTACGCTTTGCCATGGGCGCCGGTGTGGGCTTGTTTCTGGGGATCATCGGCCTGAAAACCGCCGGAATCATTGTGCAAAGCCCCGCGACGCTGATCAAGCTCGGCTCCCTACGCGAGCCTGGCCCACTGCTGGCCGCGGTGTGCTTCCTGATGATTGCGGTGCTCAGCTACCACAAAGTCTTCGGCGCGATCCTCATCAGCATCATTACCGTGACGCTGGCCGGCTGGGCTCTGGACCTCGTTCACTACCAGGGCATCATGTCCGCCCCACCGAGCCTGGCCCCGACATGGATGGCCATGAACGTCGCGGGCGTATTCAACGTCAGCATGATCAGCGTGGTGCTGGCGTTCCTCTTCGTACACATGTTCGACACCGCCGGTACGTTGATGGGCGTGGCCCAGCGCGCAGGCCTGGTGAATGCTGACGGCAAGATCGAAAACCTTTCCCGCGCCCTGAAAGCCGACAGCGCTTCTAGCGTGTTTGGAGCCATGGTTGGTGTTCCACCCGTGACCAGTTACGTGGAGAGCGCCGCGGGCGTCGCCGCAGGTGGTCGGACTGGTCTTACCGCAGTGACCGTCGGCGTGTTATTTATTGCCGCGATGTTCTTCGCACCGCTAGCTGGCATGATCCCCGCTTATGCAACTGCCGGTGCCCTGATTTACGTGGCGATGCTGATGATGGGTGGCATGGCACACATCAACTGGGATGAAGCAACTGACAGCATTCCAGCGATCGTCACCGCGATCATGATGCCGCTGACGTTCTCAGTCGCCGACGGCATCGCGCTGGGCTTCATCACCTACGTGGTGCTGAAGGCGGGCACCGGTAAACACAAGGAAATTTCGATCAGCCTTTGGGTGTTGTGCGCGATCTTCATCGCCAAGTTCGTTTTCTTGTAA
- a CDS encoding LysE family translocator produces the protein MSLETWLLFSGAALVVILIPGPLSLLMISNSLNYGLRRSYPAFMGGVTASICLLSASALGLGALLLASEQVFSALKIVGALYLFYLAWQSWQQSRRPSKGAEVPQAAPVPRMRALFGRAFVLGASNPKDILFFAAFLPQFLSAEQPFLPQLLVMIATWTVLDLLCKLAYGLGAHGAAQYLRSGKGQCWFNRISAGLFSGAGAASLLSR, from the coding sequence ATGAGTCTGGAAACCTGGCTGCTGTTCAGCGGCGCCGCGCTGGTGGTAATCCTGATCCCGGGGCCATTGTCTTTGCTGATGATCAGCAACAGTCTGAATTACGGTTTGCGCCGTTCTTACCCGGCGTTTATGGGGGGCGTCACGGCATCGATCTGTTTGCTCAGCGCCTCGGCGTTGGGGCTCGGCGCACTCCTGCTGGCATCGGAACAGGTGTTCAGCGCTCTGAAAATAGTCGGTGCTTTGTACCTGTTCTATCTCGCCTGGCAGAGCTGGCAACAATCGCGCCGGCCCTCCAAAGGCGCCGAAGTGCCCCAAGCTGCACCAGTACCACGTATGCGCGCACTGTTCGGGCGCGCATTTGTGCTGGGCGCGAGCAACCCGAAGGACATTTTATTCTTCGCCGCTTTTCTGCCGCAGTTTTTGAGCGCTGAACAACCGTTCCTACCGCAGTTGCTGGTGATGATCGCGACTTGGACTGTGCTGGATCTACTGTGCAAGCTCGCTTATGGGCTGGGCGCCCATGGCGCGGCGCAGTATCTGCGCAGTGGCAAGGGGCAGTGCTGGTTTAATCGGATCAGCGCGGGATTGTTCAGCGGGGCGGGTGCGGCGTCGTTGTTAAGCCGTTAA
- a CDS encoding Smr/MutS family protein, translating into MQDDDFSLFKSAIKGVKPIKHDRAETGKPKADRAQIATLRQAATVRTNATTVDGLSDQFVIDVGPEDELMWARDGVQESQIRKLKIGQIPFEGSLDLHGMNVEKARETLWAFLAEATKFEIRCVRVTHGKAVRLDGKRPMIKSHVNTWLRQHSQVLGFTSCQPKHGGAGAVYVMLKRTMMEGRDE; encoded by the coding sequence TTTTCCCTGTTTAAAAGCGCGATCAAAGGCGTCAAGCCGATCAAGCACGATCGCGCCGAAACTGGCAAACCCAAGGCTGACCGCGCGCAAATCGCCACGCTGCGCCAAGCGGCCACCGTGCGCACCAATGCCACCACTGTTGATGGGCTATCAGATCAATTCGTGATCGACGTAGGACCTGAAGACGAGCTGATGTGGGCACGTGATGGCGTCCAGGAAAGCCAAATACGCAAGCTCAAGATCGGCCAGATTCCATTCGAAGGCAGCCTCGACCTGCACGGCATGAACGTGGAAAAAGCTCGGGAAACACTCTGGGCGTTTCTGGCAGAAGCCACCAAATTCGAAATCCGCTGTGTGCGGGTCACGCACGGCAAGGCTGTGCGCCTGGACGGTAAACGGCCGATGATCAAGAGTCACGTCAACACCTGGCTGCGCCAGCACTCCCAAGTCCTAGGCTTCACCTCATGCCAGCCCAAACACGGCGGCGCGGGAGCCGTTTATGTAATGCTCAAACGCACCATGATGGAAGGTCGCGACGAGTAA
- the puuE gene encoding allantoinase PuuE: protein MSADYPRDLVGYGSNPPHPHWPGNARIALSFVLNYEEGGERNILHGDKESEAFLSEMVSAQPLQGARNMSMESLYEYGSRAGVWRVLKLFKEFDIPLTIFAVAMAAQRHPDVIRAMVDAGHEICSHGYRWIDYQYMDEAQEREHMLEAIRILTELTGERPLGWYTGRTGPNTRRLVMEEGGFLYDCDTYDDDLPYWEPNNPTGKPHLVIPYTLDTNDMRFTQVQGFNKGDDFFEYLKDAFDVLYAEGAEAPKMLSIGLHCRLIGRPARLASLKRFIEYAKSHEQVWFSRRVDIARHWHQTHPYPGAAK, encoded by the coding sequence GTGAGCGCTGACTACCCACGCGACCTGGTCGGTTACGGCAGTAACCCTCCCCACCCACACTGGCCGGGCAATGCCCGCATCGCCTTGTCCTTCGTGCTCAACTACGAGGAAGGTGGCGAGCGCAATATCCTTCATGGCGATAAAGAATCCGAAGCCTTCCTCTCGGAAATGGTCTCGGCGCAGCCGCTGCAAGGCGCGCGCAACATGAGCATGGAATCCCTTTACGAATATGGCAGCCGTGCCGGCGTCTGGCGGGTACTGAAACTGTTCAAAGAGTTCGACATCCCACTGACCATCTTCGCCGTAGCCATGGCGGCCCAGCGCCACCCGGATGTGATTCGTGCCATGGTCGATGCCGGCCACGAAATCTGCAGCCACGGCTATCGCTGGATCGACTACCAGTACATGGACGAAGCGCAGGAACGCGAGCACATGCTTGAAGCGATTCGCATCCTCACCGAACTCACCGGCGAGCGCCCACTGGGCTGGTACACCGGCCGCACGGGCCCGAACACCCGTCGGCTGGTAATGGAAGAAGGTGGTTTCCTGTATGACTGCGACACCTACGACGACGACCTGCCCTACTGGGAACCGAACAACCCGACCGGCAAGCCCCACCTGGTGATCCCGTACACCCTGGACACCAACGACATGCGCTTCACCCAGGTCCAGGGTTTCAACAAGGGCGACGACTTCTTCGAATACCTCAAAGATGCCTTCGACGTGCTCTACGCCGAAGGTGCCGAAGCGCCGAAAATGTTATCCATTGGCCTGCACTGCCGCCTGATCGGCCGTCCGGCGCGTCTGGCTTCACTCAAGCGCTTTATCGAATACGCTAAAAGTCATGAACAGGTGTGGTTCAGCCGTCGCGTAGACATCGCGCGCCACTGGCATCAAACCCACCCGTACCCAGGTGCCGCAAAATGA
- a CDS encoding MarR family winged helix-turn-helix transcriptional regulator, producing the protein MLDLKNPNTQQKAMEAFFFGYQAFTAKADEMLERRGLSRVHQRIVFFIARYPNLSVKELLALLGVTKQALNIPLRQLLEMHLVNSVVSETDKRKRLLELTDDGARFEQSLRREQVKLLERVFAEAGETAVNGWLAVNLALGDSPQKT; encoded by the coding sequence ATGCTTGACCTTAAAAACCCCAACACTCAACAAAAGGCCATGGAAGCGTTTTTTTTCGGCTACCAAGCGTTCACCGCCAAGGCAGACGAAATGCTTGAGCGTCGTGGCTTAAGTCGGGTGCATCAACGCATCGTGTTTTTCATCGCCCGCTACCCAAACCTGAGCGTCAAAGAGTTACTGGCGCTGCTGGGCGTCACCAAGCAGGCGTTGAACATTCCGCTACGTCAGCTGTTGGAAATGCACCTGGTAAACAGCGTCGTGTCCGAGACTGACAAGCGTAAGCGGCTTCTGGAATTGACAGATGACGGCGCGCGGTTCGAGCAGTCGCTGAGGCGTGAGCAGGTGAAGTTGTTGGAGCGGGTGTTTGCCGAGGCTGGCGAAACAGCGGTGAATGGGTGGTTGGCCGTGAATCTGGCGCTGGGGGACAGCCCACAAAAAACCTGA
- a CDS encoding PLP-dependent aminotransferase family protein: MAFSERVSRLKSSLIREILAAAQRPQVMSFAGGLPAEAMLAKVEWADMPLSMGQYGMSEGEPALREALAAEARALGITCDAGQVLVVSGSQQTLDLAAKLYIDKGTEILLEAPTYLAALQIFQLFGADCITVPLEADGPDLVQLRARLQRHRPAFIYLIPTFQNPSAVRYSEAKRDAVAALLDEFGVTLIEDEPYRELTFDGGSATPIVSRLKTASWIYTGTVSKTLLPGLRVGYLIASPDLFAHLLRLKQSADLHTNRVGQWQALQWIGTEKFQHHLSELRDFYRVRRDAFQSALEAHFSDLADWNVPQGGLFFWLTLKQPLDTRTLLKAALAADVAFMPGEPFFPEPDSHHGHLRLNFSHIDPARLDEGLKRLAAVVRQAQAAQAA, translated from the coding sequence ATGGCTTTTTCCGAACGTGTCTCGCGCCTTAAAAGTTCTTTGATCCGTGAAATCCTCGCCGCTGCTCAGCGTCCGCAAGTGATGTCGTTCGCAGGCGGTTTGCCGGCTGAAGCCATGCTGGCAAAAGTCGAGTGGGCCGACATGCCGCTGTCCATGGGGCAATACGGCATGAGCGAGGGCGAGCCGGCGCTGCGTGAAGCCTTGGCGGCCGAGGCCCGTGCATTGGGCATAACGTGTGACGCTGGCCAGGTATTGGTGGTCAGCGGCTCTCAGCAAACGCTCGATCTGGCGGCTAAGCTCTACATCGATAAAGGCACCGAGATTCTGCTGGAAGCGCCTACCTACCTCGCCGCGCTGCAGATTTTTCAACTGTTTGGTGCCGACTGCATCACCGTCCCTTTGGAAGCTGATGGCCCGGACCTCGTCCAATTGCGCGCGCGCCTGCAACGGCACCGTCCCGCGTTCATCTACCTGATCCCGACCTTCCAGAATCCATCGGCGGTGCGCTACAGCGAAGCCAAGCGTGATGCCGTGGCAGCGTTACTCGATGAATTTGGTGTGACGTTGATCGAAGACGAACCCTATCGCGAACTGACATTCGACGGGGGCAGCGCCACGCCAATTGTCAGCCGCTTGAAAACGGCCAGTTGGATTTACACAGGCACGGTGTCCAAAACATTGCTGCCGGGGTTGCGAGTCGGCTACCTGATCGCGAGCCCGGACTTGTTTGCGCATTTGCTGCGGCTCAAGCAATCGGCGGACCTGCACACTAACCGCGTGGGCCAGTGGCAAGCGCTGCAATGGATCGGCACCGAGAAGTTCCAGCATCACCTGAGTGAGTTACGGGACTTCTACCGGGTGCGTCGGGATGCGTTTCAATCGGCGTTGGAAGCGCACTTTTCTGATCTGGCGGACTGGAATGTGCCGCAAGGCGGGCTGTTTTTCTGGCTCACATTAAAGCAACCGCTGGACACTCGAACGTTGCTCAAGGCGGCGTTGGCGGCGGATGTGGCGTTCATGCCCGGCGAGCCTTTCTTTCCCGAGCCGGACAGTCATCACGGGCATTTGCGCCTGAACTTCAGCCACATCGACCCAGCACGTCTCGATGAAGGGCTTAAGCGCTTGGCTGCAGTAGTGAGACAGGCCCAGGCGGCCCAAGCAGCCTGA
- the folE gene encoding GTP cyclohydrolase I FolE, producing MSLEQNYTAILGQLGEDVSREGLLDTPKRAAKAMQYLCRGYEQTLDEVTNGALFSSDNSEMVLVKDIELYSLCEHHLLPFIGKAHVAYIPSGKVLGLSKVARIVDMYARRLQIQENLSRQIADAVQQVTGALGVAVVIEAKHMCMMMRGVEKQNSSMITSVMLGEFRENAATRSEFLSLIK from the coding sequence ATGTCCCTGGAACAGAATTACACCGCGATTCTCGGCCAATTGGGCGAGGACGTCTCCCGCGAGGGCCTGCTCGACACGCCAAAGCGTGCCGCCAAAGCCATGCAGTATCTCTGCCGCGGCTATGAACAGACACTGGACGAAGTCACCAACGGTGCCTTGTTCAGCTCGGACAACAGCGAAATGGTGCTGGTCAAGGACATCGAGCTCTACTCGTTGTGCGAACACCATCTTCTTCCGTTCATCGGCAAGGCTCACGTCGCCTATATCCCGAGTGGCAAGGTACTGGGGTTGTCGAAGGTCGCGCGGATTGTCGATATGTACGCTCGCCGTCTGCAGATCCAGGAAAACCTCAGCCGTCAGATTGCTGATGCCGTCCAACAAGTCACCGGCGCTCTGGGTGTTGCGGTGGTGATCGAAGCCAAGCACATGTGCATGATGATGCGCGGTGTAGAGAAGCAAAATTCGTCGATGATCACCTCGGTGATGCTCGGTGAGTTCCGCGAAAATGCGGCCACCCGCAGCGAGTTTCTCAGCCTGATCAAGTAA
- the uraH gene encoding hydroxyisourate hydrolase has translation MGRLTTHVLDAAHGCPGSSIKVELYRVEGSQLELVASAMTNSDGRVDAPLLQGDDYRSGVYQVQFHAGDYYRARGVQLPEPAFLDVVVLRFGICAEQEHYHVPLLISPYSYSTYRGS, from the coding sequence ATGGGACGTTTGACTACACACGTTTTGGACGCAGCACACGGTTGCCCTGGCAGCTCGATCAAAGTCGAGTTGTACCGCGTTGAAGGCTCGCAACTGGAATTGGTCGCCAGTGCGATGACCAACAGTGATGGCCGTGTCGATGCACCACTTTTGCAAGGCGATGACTACCGCTCCGGGGTCTATCAGGTTCAATTCCACGCAGGCGACTACTATCGCGCCCGTGGCGTCCAGTTGCCGGAACCTGCGTTCCTGGATGTGGTGGTGCTGCGATTCGGCATTTGCGCAGAACAGGAGCACTACCACGTGCCTTTGTTGATTTCGCCGTACAGCTATTCGACGTACCGAGGAAGCTGA
- a CDS encoding glutathione S-transferase N-terminal domain-containing protein has product MFVKALRVGLGQLIIFIDFITRPSKKQRPAAAQAQVEADAKDLTLYQFHACPFCVKTRRTLRRLNVPVALRDAKNNELDRQTLLEQGGKIKVPCLRIEEKGQTLWMYESKTIIDYLEKRFATA; this is encoded by the coding sequence GTGTTCGTCAAAGCGCTTCGTGTCGGCCTCGGCCAACTGATCATTTTCATTGATTTCATTACCCGCCCGAGCAAGAAGCAGCGCCCTGCCGCCGCCCAGGCCCAGGTTGAGGCGGACGCCAAGGACCTGACCCTGTATCAGTTCCATGCCTGCCCTTTCTGCGTAAAAACCCGCCGCACCTTACGCCGCCTGAATGTCCCGGTGGCCTTGCGTGACGCGAAGAACAACGAATTGGATCGCCAGACCCTGCTGGAACAAGGCGGCAAGATCAAAGTGCCTTGCCTGCGAATTGAAGAGAAAGGGCAAACCCTCTGGATGTATGAGTCCAAGACGATTATTGATTATCTTGAGAAACGGTTCGCGACAGCCTGA